From a region of the Jatrophihabitans endophyticus genome:
- a CDS encoding DUF4232 domain-containing protein — protein sequence MTVRRRVTVLVLAATGLLAGCQSGGSAGSTDTATPPVTASTPPAAPTTPASSAATPTTTPASTTSPPPSSTAASTTPTTAPSTAPTSAAATLTTTCDKLSVRVLPGGAVRGAEIAAVQYVNDGSRPCRITGVPTAQLLRGGKAVGQQSQPNGSRARAYTIAPGDVGESLLRDFSSCNAPLSDAVRVTVPRPDGSRRTTTEPIELRACVLRLAPVGPPA from the coding sequence GCCGCGACGGGTCTGCTCGCGGGATGCCAGAGCGGCGGCTCGGCGGGCTCGACCGACACGGCGACACCGCCGGTGACGGCGTCCACGCCACCGGCGGCGCCCACCACCCCGGCGTCGTCAGCCGCCACCCCGACGACGACGCCGGCCAGCACCACGAGCCCGCCGCCGTCCTCGACCGCGGCGTCGACCACCCCGACCACCGCGCCGAGCACTGCGCCGACGAGCGCGGCGGCGACGCTGACGACGACCTGCGACAAGCTCTCCGTGCGCGTCCTGCCCGGAGGTGCGGTGCGCGGAGCGGAGATCGCGGCGGTGCAGTACGTCAACGACGGCTCGCGACCGTGCCGCATCACCGGCGTCCCCACCGCGCAACTGCTGCGCGGCGGCAAGGCCGTGGGTCAGCAGTCCCAGCCGAACGGCAGCCGCGCCCGGGCGTACACCATCGCGCCGGGTGACGTCGGCGAGAGCCTGCTCCGCGACTTCTCGAGCTGCAACGCACCGCTCTCGGACGCGGTCCGGGTGACGGTCCCGCGTCCCGACGGCTCCCGCCGGACGACGACCGAGCCGATCGAGCTGCGGGCGTGCGTCCTGCGCCTCGCCCCGGTGGGTCCGCCCGCCTGA
- a CDS encoding MFS transporter, with the protein MTAPTTSRAARAALVLALLVTGLSMRTAVTSVGAVLDDLQDDLHASGGAAGLITTMPVLCFAAFGAATPRLARALGPHRLLVVALAVTTVGLATRPFAGGVALFVVVSTAALAGSAVSNVLMPSLVKLHFPDRIGTMTALYTTALAVGVTAAAGLTVPIGEAGDGWRQGLAAWAVVSAVAVVPWLPTVAADRRARATTLAGPVAPTGPDAAGSAAPPARAVPMSALLRSRTAWALTVFFGTQSMQAYITFGWFARFLTDHGIESGTAGAMLAVLTALSIPVSLVVPRIPARHHRAVVGLFVVCLATAYVLMAAAPRPTAWIWVVLAGVGGGSFPLLLTLLGMRARTADTIATLSAFVQAIGYLIAGTGPLLFGALYGVTGSWALPIAVLFTALGVMTVASRRSTTPRFVDDELAASPR; encoded by the coding sequence GTGACCGCTCCGACGACCTCGCGCGCCGCCAGGGCGGCCCTCGTCCTCGCGCTGCTCGTCACCGGGTTGTCGATGCGCACGGCCGTCACGAGCGTCGGGGCCGTGCTCGACGACCTGCAGGACGACCTGCACGCCTCGGGCGGCGCGGCCGGGCTGATCACGACGATGCCGGTGCTCTGCTTCGCCGCCTTCGGCGCCGCGACCCCACGGCTCGCCCGCGCCCTCGGCCCCCACCGGTTGCTGGTCGTCGCGCTCGCGGTCACCACCGTCGGGTTGGCGACGCGCCCGTTCGCCGGCGGCGTGGCGCTGTTCGTCGTCGTCAGCACCGCCGCGCTCGCCGGCAGCGCCGTGAGCAACGTGCTGATGCCCAGCCTCGTCAAGCTGCACTTCCCCGACCGCATCGGGACGATGACCGCGCTGTACACGACCGCGCTCGCCGTCGGCGTGACGGCCGCGGCGGGGCTCACCGTGCCGATCGGCGAGGCGGGCGACGGCTGGCGCCAGGGGCTCGCGGCGTGGGCGGTCGTCAGCGCCGTGGCGGTCGTGCCGTGGCTGCCCACCGTCGCCGCCGATCGCCGCGCCCGCGCCACCACCCTCGCCGGTCCCGTCGCGCCGACCGGCCCGGACGCCGCCGGGAGCGCGGCGCCACCGGCGCGAGCCGTCCCGATGTCGGCGCTGTTGCGCAGCCGCACCGCGTGGGCCCTCACGGTGTTCTTCGGCACGCAGTCGATGCAGGCCTACATCACGTTCGGCTGGTTCGCGCGCTTCCTGACCGACCATGGCATCGAGTCGGGGACGGCCGGTGCGATGCTCGCGGTGCTCACGGCCCTGTCGATCCCGGTCTCCCTGGTCGTGCCGCGCATCCCCGCCCGTCACCACCGCGCCGTCGTCGGACTCTTCGTGGTCTGTCTCGCCACCGCCTACGTCCTGATGGCCGCCGCGCCGCGTCCCACCGCCTGGATCTGGGTGGTGCTCGCCGGCGTGGGCGGCGGTTCCTTCCCGCTGCTGCTGACGCTGCTGGGCATGCGCGCGCGGACCGCCGACACGATCGCGACGCTGTCGGCGTTCGTGCAGGCCATCGGCTACCTGATCGCCGGCACGGGCCCGCTGCTGTTCGGCGCGCTCTACGGCGTCACCGGCTCGTGGGCGCTGCCGATCGCGGTGCTGTTCACCGCGCTCGGGGTGATGACCGTGGCCAGCCGGCGGTCGACCACCCCGCGCTTCGTCGACGACGAACTGGCAGCATCGCCGCGATGA